TATTTTATTATGATAATATTGATTTCAGTGTTTCAGATCATACTTGCCAGTTGCCACTGTCATATGCCTAGACTAAAGTTATTGTGAATTAGTTACTGAAGATCATGCCTGATAGTTTTATTTAAGTGGACAATTTCTgatttagcagttctattttcATGCTTACTGGTTTTTAGATGTTAACTATCTTGAGAGGACTAACATGATGCATTTTAAAGGGATAGACGAGAACCCCCTATATTACAGCGATATGTTACATAGTTAAACAAAAATAAGTAAAGCTTCTTGGTACATCCTTGTGTGCAAACTGCAATCTATGTAGTCGAAAGTGTGTTTTTCTTCTCTAATTACAGTGGTTGCTTGCATGCCATTCTTATATAAGTTTTTCTTTTGCAGTGGGTACAAAATTTTCAATTAGTCGACTAGAAGACCACCAAGTCAGAACTTACCATAATACAGAGAGGCTACATATGCATAATCTTCTGGAAACATATAAGCTTATCTGTGAGCGAGCAAGGGTATTCTTTTCTTCTGTACTCTTTCACATTTGCACTTCCAAACTACATGTATTGCAGAATGCATAAAGTTCATAATCATTGAGAATTAAGATAAATGTTCAGTTTTTTTACACTTAATAAGATATTGATGAAAAATACTTTCTCTTACTACCAAAATGCTAAAGTTCATCATTGTATTCTTCTTCAATAGATAATGGATATAATCACAAGATTATTAAATGACGGTGATTTTTAGGTAGCAGTAGATATCTTTATTACGAAGTTTTCTCTTAATTGAATCACCCATTATTTCTTGCTCTAGGCCCCGGCAGAGAAACTGCACATTGAAATGGACTCTATTGAGAAGGGCATCGTGGAGCTCATAACCATGCATAATATCAAGAAGCTTGTAATGGGAGCTGCTGCCGACAAACTATATTCAAAGTATATATAACATGACAAGTTGTCATTAATTTGTCACATCCTAACTTTTATCAGTACTTGATTCCAGTACCAGATATTGCCATTCATTTAATTTGCAAATAACAAGATTCGTTTTTCTCATTTCTGAGTACCTGAAGCTAGCAAGTAATTGTTTTGTGTTGTTGTCTCGTACAGTAATTAAGATATATACAATATAATTAAAACTCGACGATATTGCATCTTGCATATCATGACATAATGGTGTTTGCTTTCAGGCGGCGCCATGTATACAGttaattcaaaataaactgaCAAAGCTTATAAATCTTGTTCTTTGAGTGAACAGAAAGCTATAATAATGCACAGTTGAGATTTCTGATCTTGCTGATTTATGTTTCagaaaaatggtggagccaaagTCCAAGAAAGCAATATATGTTTGCTGGAAAGCACCTGTTTCCTGTCACATTTGGTATGTCTGCAAGGGGAACCTCGTCTACACTAGGTAACTCTATATCTTGCTACACTACAGTACATTGACTTGGTTCTTTGATATGGTAGAACATTTTTGGTTTTATAGAACAAACTTGTGTAGAAGCTTGTTATCTTATCCTCTTCATTCTCAAAGCCCAATCATTGATAAGATGGCCAATTGTATTGTTATTTGTTACCCATCAATATTTAAATTCATTATTTTTCACGTGTAATTAATACCACAACTAATTTAACTGAATCAAATACTTGTATAGGAGAGGTGACATAAATAAAGATGATTCTGAAGTATTATCCCCACCACTTCCACCAACTTCAAACATTTTATTACAGTCGAGCTCTCTGAGACCAGGTACTGGTCAAGAAAGGAAAAATAATCAACTCGTTAAATCAACCCCGTACCTTCGTAGGATAAGGTCAGCATTTTCTTCTCCAGATGCCAACGGAGGGCTAACTCCTAGCAGCAGCGTAAGCACTGAGAGAAACTCTGATGCGTGGGATTTTATTTCAAGGAGAAGTGCTTCAGTGAGTTTATGTGAACATTCTTCTAGTGAAATGGTAGCTGATCTTAGTCTAATATCTTTTGCAAGACCTGAGGGGAGCCAAAATAGGTCGGAGTTTCAGGAAATTCCTCATTCTGAAGTCGGACTTTGTAATTTATCGCCTCTTAGTGCTCAGGTACAAAAAGTCATTGAATATTTATCTACTGCGAGCATGTGAACTTACGTATAGTGATAATCTGATCTCTAATCCCTCACAGAATTTAAGTTATACTTTCCAGTCAATTAAAATATAAAGTGTTCCTGACAAGATTTATGAAACATAACAGGAAGAGATTTTATTCAGTAAACTCTATGATGAGTTCGAAAAAACCATGGTGGAGGTAGACAGTTTCAGGCAAAATGCAATTGAAGAGTCAATGAGGCGAAAGGAAGCTGAAAAGCTTGCAATCGAGGCCATGCGCAGGGTAAAGTTCCAGATAAACTTATGtattttctttctaattttatGGTATTGATCGAGTTAAAAAAAGGTAATTAGTTATTCTGGTTGAATATCTCACTACTTATTTGATGATAAATTGGAGTAATCTAATTATAATGCTCTAAAATTTGGTTTCATGGTCTGCTGAATGATATGATTTTGTGCTTCCATCTGCAATTTCAGATGGTAGACTATCAATGCCTTCGATTCATACAATTTTGAGCTCTTATTTGTGGTTGTTTGTAATTCTATTGTAGGCCAAATCTTCAGAAAGCTCATATGCTGAGGAATTGAGACGGAAGCAAGAAATAGAAGAAGCTCTAGCTAGCGGAAAAGAAGAAATTGAGAAGCTGAAGCCTGAGTTACATGAAGTAAAGAAAGAATTACAGCTTGCCCTTGAACAGAAATCATCTCTGGAGTTGAAAATAAAAAATTCTGATAAAATGATGGAGGAtctggaagaaaagatatataaGGCTGTTGAATTATTGCAAAGCTACAAGAAAGAAAAGGATGAATTGCTGGTGGAGCGTGAAAATGCCCTTGGTTTAGCTAAGGAATTGAGGAAAAAATATGCAGAGTATACCTCAATTGAACATATGACTACGTTTTGTGATCAGATCTCTTTAAAAGAAATCGAAGAAGCCACTCACAACTTTGACCTATCCTTGAAGATTGGAGAAGGAGGTTATGGAAGTATATATAGAGGCGTCCTTCGTCATACTCAAGTAGCTATAAAGGTTCTGCACTCTGATAGCTCACAAGGGCCTTCAGAGTTTCAACGAGAGGTAAATGTTGTCTGGAAATTAATCCCGTATGTCGATAGTTTAATATCTTGGTCTAATAGCATGTAGAGAGAGTTAAATTCAACATTTAAAAACAAAAACGGCTTAAAAGTCTTGATTCACAAAGAAAATTCTCTGACATTTCCTTAATTTCTATCGCTGGTTTAGATTAGTATGTTATCTCTTGTTTTGTTTTTCTCTGTACATGGCACTGCTGACTGACTCGATATGCTAATAAACACTTAACCAGACCTCAAAGCATCCATGTTTTAAAATTGTTGGTCAATTATTACTAATCACAAAATATTTTATGTCATATAAAGGTTTTCCCATCCCACATAAAATTAGTGTTTCTATCAAGGGTATCCAATTTCTGCTTTCTACTTTGCTGATTAAGAGTTTTATAGTTCTGGATCAATTCTGGGTAAACCATCATCATTTGTGAATTTAGAAACATGAATAATTTATACTAATCCATGCATTCTCTCTGTTCATTTTTCTGAATCAGGTCAATGTTTTGAGCAAGTTGAGGCATCCAAACCTTATCACTCTCATAGGAGCCTGCCCAGAAGCTTGTATACTTGTATACGAGTATCTTCCCAATGGAAGCCTTGAGGATCGTCTCAGTTGCAAGGACAACACCCCGCCACTATCTTGGCAAACTCGGGTCCGTATTGCTGCAGAGTTGTGTTCTGTACTCGTCTTTCTTCATTCTTGCAAAC
The Apium graveolens cultivar Ventura unplaced genomic scaffold, ASM990537v1 ctg8046, whole genome shotgun sequence genome window above contains:
- the LOC141704593 gene encoding U-box domain-containing protein 33-like isoform X2, producing the protein MTLALPFIDLSHSMTRLHDTALQGFMGSMSEIVEEVAVGDEEMIYVLVGKDVKESESTLKWALRNFDGKKLCILHVHQPAKKIPIMGTKFSISRLEDHQVRTYHNTERLHMHNLLETYKLICERARAPAEKLHIEMDSIEKGIVELITMHNIKKLVMGAAADKLYSKKMVEPKSKKAIYVCWKAPVSCHIWYVCKGNLVYTRIRSAFSSPDANGGLTPSSSVSTERNSDAWDFISRRSASVSLCEHSSSEMVADLSLISFARPEGSQNRSEFQEIPHSEVGLCNLSPLSAQEEILFSKLYDEFEKTMVEVDSFRQNAIEESMRRKEAEKLAIEAMRRAKSSESSYAEELRRKQEIEEALASGKEEIEKLKPELHEVKKELQLALEQKSSLELKIKNSDKMMEDLEEKIYKAVELLQSYKKEKDELLVERENALGLAKELRKKYAEYTSIEHMTTFCDQISLKEIEEATHNFDLSLKIGEGGYGSIYRGVLRHTQVAIKVLHSDSSQGPSEFQREVNVLSKLRHPNLITLIGACPEACILVYEYLPNGSLEDRLSCKDNTPPLSWQTRVRIAAELCSVLVFLHSCKPRSIIHGDLKPANILLDANHVSKLSDFGICCLISQDEMSSNNTACCRTDYPKGTFSYIDPEYLSTGELTRKSDAYSFGIILLRLLTGRPAVGIAKDVQSAFDNGNMKDLLDATAGDWPFVRAKQLALLALSCCEMSHNRRPDLISEVWRMFEPMRVSCGASSSRFASEDHGQIPQFYFCPIFQEIMQDPVVAADGYTYEAEAIKGWLESGNDKSPMTDQNLANDVLVPNHVLRSAIQEWLQQP
- the LOC141704593 gene encoding U-box domain-containing protein 33-like isoform X1, with translation MTLALPFIDLSHSMTRLHDTALQGFMGSMSEIVEEVAVGDEEMIYVLVGKDVKESESTLKWALRNFDGKKLCILHVHQPAKKIPIMGTKFSISRLEDHQVRTYHNTERLHMHNLLETYKLICERARAPAEKLHIEMDSIEKGIVELITMHNIKKLVMGAAADKLYSKKMVEPKSKKAIYVCWKAPVSCHIWYVCKGNLVYTRRGDINKDDSEVLSPPLPPTSNILLQSSSLRPGTGQERKNNQLVKSTPYLRRIRSAFSSPDANGGLTPSSSVSTERNSDAWDFISRRSASVSLCEHSSSEMVADLSLISFARPEGSQNRSEFQEIPHSEVGLCNLSPLSAQEEILFSKLYDEFEKTMVEVDSFRQNAIEESMRRKEAEKLAIEAMRRAKSSESSYAEELRRKQEIEEALASGKEEIEKLKPELHEVKKELQLALEQKSSLELKIKNSDKMMEDLEEKIYKAVELLQSYKKEKDELLVERENALGLAKELRKKYAEYTSIEHMTTFCDQISLKEIEEATHNFDLSLKIGEGGYGSIYRGVLRHTQVAIKVLHSDSSQGPSEFQREVNVLSKLRHPNLITLIGACPEACILVYEYLPNGSLEDRLSCKDNTPPLSWQTRVRIAAELCSVLVFLHSCKPRSIIHGDLKPANILLDANHVSKLSDFGICCLISQDEMSSNNTACCRTDYPKGTFSYIDPEYLSTGELTRKSDAYSFGIILLRLLTGRPAVGIAKDVQSAFDNGNMKDLLDATAGDWPFVRAKQLALLALSCCEMSHNRRPDLISEVWRMFEPMRVSCGASSSRFASEDHGQIPQFYFCPIFQEIMQDPVVAADGYTYEAEAIKGWLESGNDKSPMTDQNLANDVLVPNHVLRSAIQEWLQQP